In the Ranitomeya imitator isolate aRanImi1 chromosome 2, aRanImi1.pri, whole genome shotgun sequence genome, GGAGGTTGGTGCCGTAAGGCGATGAAAAAGGCCGAAAAGACcaaaactgtcgtctaggaggagggcgacgaggattAGCCTGGGGGAGAGgggacttgtacccccggtggcgtccttaatgatttggtccagcttggaaccaaagAGATGTGAGCCCTGAAAGGAGAGACTGGTGCGGGACTTTTTGGAACATAAGTCTGCcccccaggccttgagccaaaacggtccggcggatggtaacggcattgctggacgcctgagccgcacaagatgcGGCATCCAGAGagacggagaccaggtattcactcgCGTGGGAAATCTGGATGGCAAACTCCGCCAGTTGCTCAGGAGGCGCTCTGTCCAGGATATCTCGACGGAgctctttggcccatttggaaagggatttcgaaacccaggtggaagcaaaAACTGGgcatttgaagcggctgcagctgcctcaaaggctgacttcgcaaaggactcTATAACTATCGTTAAAGTCCTTCAGggctgctccgccggacagtggaagcaccgtgttggtggagagCCTGGAAAcggggatccaccgagggggagaccgtccaattggcagtaagttctggagaaaaacttAGGTGgtatagcccgtctaaacgaaaccgcctgatctgcgggttccgtagagggatccataatgccacaggtttggtttatagctccaatgagattctggaccatatccctcatggtggcgatttggttagaatccagctccgaaatgtcCTCCGAGGGCTCATCAGATAACGCCTCGCCTGATTCAGGGGagaaggatcgggaggacgccgaccgcagaggaggaccgtgtggcgagatggagcgagaagaggactcagaccgatgttcctgtctggaccttttgcggcttatcaaggagggctcgggcggaggCTCCTGCAACCCGCTGGCCACTGTGGGGGCTGCGGAGGTTTTGAGACACCCGCattagatcggccaccgattgagacagagagaaaacccagcctgggatgggggtatcactctcaggcggaccggccggaggatcctgggcggtgggaacaatcgggttgctgcaggcctgacagagcggagaGGCAGAAGAGGATGAAGTAGGAGgaagagagcggccccctttagagttagccATTTTAGAGAGGTCCGTGAAGAAAATGCaagagggttaggggacagaggggagtgtcagtctgcaattGCAGAACTACTCACGGCAGACGGATTGCGGAGTGAAGCTGACCAGCTTGATGCATGGACCTCTGGCGAGAAGTGGACCCTTAGGCAGGAGGGTGGAATGGCCTCCTGGCGCAATTTTGCCGATCTGCGGCTGTCTTGTATCCTGTGTGGAGGAGAGGGCTCGTGGCtagggagtcccaagatggcgctgaTGGGCAGGGAAAAGAGGCGGTGCCTCAGTgcaattgtcgggcgggagaaaagcccgcccgatgaaagagggaagggggcggagcccgccaccggaagtaggcccgggcagaagccggggcctaaattaggaataGGAGACCGGCGGAGAAGGGCCGCGGCGTAGGCACAGTGCGCCGCATGGAGGAAGCGATGCGGCAGGTGAGCGACCGTTAACAGCGGCCGCATGCCCAAGCAGTGTGGCGACCTGGCAGGCCGCCACGCTGAGGGAGAAGGAACGGCCGCTTACCGTGGCCGGATAGTAGTGGTGGAGAAATGCGGTGGCTGTCAGAGCCCCCGCGCTGATGAAAAGGAGTGGCCGCTGTAGGAGCAGGGAGAACGCCGGGGGCCAAAGCGATGTGGCGGCTGGCAAAGCCGCCGCGCTCAGAGGAAAGGAACGGACGCTTACAGCGCCGGAGCAGGGAAGCCGCAGGGGCCCGAAGCGGTGTGGCACGGCCGCGCTTTTAAGGAGGCCGCTGAGAGCACAGCGCAGTGACAGATAATAAGCGGCGCGGTAGACCGaaaaggcagccgcgccggaacTAGGAGAGAGGGCGGCCGCAGCCGAATAGGCGCGGCGGCTGGGAACAAATGTGACCCACATAATGAACCCCTTAACAGGCACCCCCTTTTTGAGGATACAGGGccgcagaaaaaaataataaataaaaaatactcaccttagacatcccacgccggtactaacctggaaaaaatgagacgtccagggagctgatggacgtcctcgtctccgcaaccgacaggctctggtgggcgagtgggtgggggacggagccaggaccgaacttctaagcacgctggtgtgctaggatcttggtcctggtgagggatctatgaggatacggggtggcagtacacgccgtactcatagtccgcattgtgggagtacaggtgtgactgctcaccctgtatccctccggaaaaacctgaaaagaaacgacgcacattgaggtagataagggtctaaagaaagacccgtgtccacctcctactgacactaagctaaactgaagcgtataatgccagtcggtggggtgtatactgcagaggaggagctaacttttttatttgcatagtgtcagcctcctagtggcagcagcatacacccatggttcctgtgtcccccaatgagaggcgataaagaaatatcACTATACAGTTATCTGTAACAAACCTGCTGCATACATTAGTGGCACGCCTCCACGAATACTGTAGGTACACAGCCCCTTAATTCTCATGCACTCAATGTAATAATGCATTAAAAATAAGCTGTATGCCCCACTGCTATTCTGCTCCTCGTGCCTTATAAAGGTCTCACACGGAAGTCCCCTGGCGATGGTGTTCTCATATGGGTAAGTTAGTGATGTCCCAAAAGTGTCTCGGCTACATATGTTTCCTTTgtgatcacaactgtgtttctataagGTGAgcatctgtgacatcacaagtgaatTTCTGGGAGGGGTCTTGATATGGTGCCAAAAGTTTGATTTAGTCAAGTGCAGAGTTATGACATCATAAGTGGGCATCGGTCAGTtcgcctgctgtgacatcacaagtgggcatCGGTCAGTtcgcctgctgtgacatcacaagtgcacATCGGTCAGttcacctgctgtgacatcacaagtgcacATCGGTCAGTtcgcctgctgtgacatcacaagtgggcatCGGTCAGTtcgcctgctgtgacatcacaagtgggcatCGGTCAGTTCGCCTGCTGTAACATCGTAAGTGGGCATTGGTCAGTttgcctgctgtgacatcacaagtgggcatCGGACAGTtcgcctgctgtgacatcacaagtgggcatTGGTCAGTTTGACTGCTGACATCACAAGTGGGCATCGGACAGTtcgcctgctgtgacatcacaagtgggcatCGGACAGTtcgcctgctgtgacatcacaagtgggcatCGGTCAGTTCGCCTGCTGTAACATCGTAAGTGGGCTTCGGTCAGTttgcctgctgtgacatcacaagtgggcatCGGTCAGTTCGCCTGCTGTAACATCGTAAGTGGGCATTGGTCAGTttgcctgctgtgacatcacaagtgggcatCGGACAGTtcgcctgctgtgacatcacaagtgggcatTGGTCAGTTTGACTGCTGACATCACAAGTGGGCATCGGACAGTtcgcctgctgtgacatcacaagtgggcatCGGACAGTtcgcctgctgtgacatcacaagtgggcatCGGTCAGTTTGcccgctgtgacatcacaagtgggcatCGGTCAGTTCGCCTGCTGTGACATCAGAAGTGGGCACTGGTCAGTttggctgctgtgacatcacaagtgggcatCGGTCAGTTTGCCTGCTGTAACCTCGTAAGTGGGCATTGGTCAGTttgcctgctgtgacatcacaagtgggcatCGGTCAGTTCGCCTGCTGTGACATCAGAAGTGGGCACTGGTCAGTttggctgctgtgacatcaccgatgggttatagtcaggtcaatACTGTGACCTCACAATTAGTTTGCCGTCGTGTCTTCCCGGCAGGCCGACAAAGACCTGTATCCTGGAGATTGTACATGTCCTCTACTGGTGGGCAAACTTCTCACAGTGTTCATATGTCTCCGTAATCGCATCTTATGTTGTTGCGTCTGCAGAGAAACCTTGCTGTTATGAAGtcttgtgatcacagcagcctcagcACTAATTTAGTCTCCATTGTATTAAGGAGGGAAAAGGGGGAAGAGTACAGAAATGAACCAAACAACGAGGCTGTTCATCTTAAATTTCTTTCTTCAATATTTAGGGTCTTGGACGAAAGAAAATGCAAATGGAGCGCAGACAGCACAGCTCTCGAAATTTTAACCTTTCGTGCCACGAGCAACCACCCAGAGCCACAAGGCAGTGTGACGGTTTTACCATTTACCAAACAACCTATAGAGGAAGACAAGAGAAGGAGCAGCCGGTCTGCAAAAGATACCCCAAACACCACAATGAGCGGTCCGCCTACATAAAGGACCTGCCCGAGAACCATTTTATGTGGTTTGCCGATTACCGCAAGGTTTAGTGGTGGTGCTACTTTCAGTAATGTGATATCCTGCTGTACAACAAGTAGATAAAAATATTGGAAAATGATCAAATGTATAATAAACTATATACAACTTATGGGTGATGCTAACCTGTGGGACTCTGGTCTAGGTGCTAGACATAGGGCCGGTAGAAATGTTTTGTACACTTGGCATAGACTATACAGCCTCCACCTATTGCTTTTAATTTGGAGCATATAGAAATACCCACTCGTAGGCACATGCGCTGTTTGCCATTGCGGATATCCAAACCATTGCAGGATGACTCTTTAAATCATGTTCTCAAGTTGACATCTTTCTTAAATTCCCATGAGAAACTTTCACAAACTTCATTTAAAGAAGTTTTCCAAAACCTTAATTTGGATGGAGCTATCAGATAGGCAAAGGTCAGACTCTGGTACATGCACCAATCAGATAATTAAGGGTGTAAAGAAGTGGTAAAACCCCTTAATTTTTTTTGTAACAATCATGGTCCTGCAAGGTCTGTCCCATCTAACTGAATAGGAGAGAGCGTGCAGTACCATGTACAACCAGTGCGGCTGTGATCTCTGGTGTCTGATGGAGGAgactgggtttggtgaatgccaggagaacgttacccgcctgactgcattgtgcccgctgtaCAGCTTGGTTCAGGAGGGATAAAGCCTTGGGCTtggttttctttcaattattgtttgagggattttcatccattcttccagttctgtgagattcctggggcgtcttgcatcctctgctattctgagggctagccacagattttcaatgatgttcagatcaggagactgagggccattgtaaaaccttcagcttgcaccttttgaggtcatctattgtggattttgatgcgtgtttaggatcattgtccatTTGAAAGAAAACATCTTTTTAACTTCAGCTTTGTTTTACAGGTGGTGTtattttgcatcaagaatttgttgagatttcattgaatccattggcTGCAAGTTACACAAGCCCAAAGCATGATAGATGCAGCCCCatacttaatggttggcgagatgttcttttcctgaaattctgtgccctttttatcgcttcattgggggacacaaataaccatgggtgtatgctgctgctgctgctgctgcccctAGGAGGCTGATACTATGCAAAAAGGAAAAGAACAATAgcccctccccggcagtatacacccaccgacaggcacctagtacctcagtttgtgcttagtgtctgtaggaggcggacctgggtcCGCAGCAAATTCCTTTTTTCCTTACAGGTATTGTTGTGTTTTATGAACTCTCTCCTTTTGTTTTATCAGATACAGCTTCAGGGAAACGGCGTGTTATTTTCACCCTGCCTTCCCATTATAGGCGGCTGAGTAAGaagtgtggtgtcacccacatcgcaACTCTCATGCAGCAGGCAGGACGATATCCCCTGTCACCTCCACGGGTGCTCCAGGGCTTATTGCGGTGGCTGGTCCTTGACAATTtccctcctcacccctctcctcggagagggctgagaggaagacggtggtcacaGCAGCGACCTCCCCCTTCTCTGAAGGGGTTGATGCCATCTTCTACACTGTCCGGAGATGGTGTGGGAAGAAGGATCTTCGTCTCCAGCGACCCTCCCTACCCATGGGTCCCTGAACGATCCTCATCGCACTATGTGGAGCCGGACATCAATCAAGGTACCCAGCAGACTCCCTTAGAGTCTACATTCGCTGCGTCGGCTCCTCTCTCCCAAACAAGGGGGAGCTGCAGAGCCCGCCCGGGGGTTTTGAATTTCGCGCCCTTACACGCGGCTCCTCCCCTCAGTCCCTGCTTCCCGCAAACCCGCTGTCATCCTTTAGCACTCATAATCCCGTCTTTGACCGGGTACTTCGCGCCTCCCTTTCTTTTTCTCAGGGTGCGTTCACTTCGCCGGCGATGTCGTTCCCCAGCACTTTTACTTTCTCCTCGGGCCGGCTGACCATGCCCCCTGTTTGCGCGCGCTTTCTCGGCGTCTCTTCTCCGGCGAATCTGACGTCGCACTTCCATATGGTGCACTTCCCTTCTTACCGCTGGTCCTATAGCAGTGGCACTTTCTCTTCGGTAGCACCCCATGAATGGCTATACAGTTAAGCCACACCCTCCCCTTCATCACGAGGGTTCCTGCCTTCCTCCATCTTGGGAGCTGCGCAGCACCTCGAGCATCACTTCTTGCCTAGAAGGACTCTCGGCTCGGGGGACACAGCTAACTATCTGCTGCAGTTTGGTGTATTGGTAGGCTTTTGCCCTTATTGTCTATACCCCTGTGCCTGCTCCTCCCCGCAGTAATTACTATAGCGCACCAGGCTCTACATATGTCCAACAATGTAGGGGCTTCTCTTTCTAAGCCCACTATAATTCATTACACCTGAGCACATTGCAGAGTGGACTGTTGCCATGTCCAAGTCGGTCGCTGACCTGACTAAGGTATCCCAGTCCCTGGTCCAGGCCCTTGAACGCCTTCCACAACTATCTGCAGCCACCAGTGCTCTGAACATAGATTCCCAGTCTGGGTCTGACTCTGATACAGACCAGACTTTCAGCATGCAGGTCATGGTTGATAGTCTTATCTCGGCTATTTCACAAACTCTTAAAACTtaaagaggatgaggtttcttcccAGGATCCCTCCGTCTCTTAAGCGGGTAAAACGTCCCTCTCGCTCCTTTTCCAACCACAAGGAGTTTGAGTGTACCCTGTCAAAACACTGGGAGCATCCCGAAAAGCGCTTTGCGGGAAGGAAGCACTTAGACGTCCTATACCCTTTTAGCTCCGATCTCGTTGGCAAATGGGCAGAGTCCCCCAAGGTGGATCCTCCTGCCTCTCGTCTTTCCTCAAAGACCGTTCTGTCTTTACCGGATGGTGCGTCTCTTAATGATGCAACAGACAGATCGAGGCACTGGCCAAATCAGCCTTTGAGGCAACCGGTGCATCCCGCTGCCCCAATTTCGCCTCCACCTGGGTGGCAAAAGCCATTTCCGCCTGGGCCAGGATACTTCACCGAGGCATCTTAGCTTCGGCTTCTCCAGACGAGCTGGCCGAATTGGCAGACCAGATTGGCAATGCTGGCAAATACATTTTGGCTGCTTCCCTGGATGGGGCAGGCTGTTCTGCCAGAGCAAGCAGCAACATTGTGGCTATACGCCGCATCCTTTGGTGTGGAGTGCAGATACTATTTCCAAAAGATCTCTCACAAACTTGGCCTTCCAAGGCTCCAGGCTCTTTGGCGCTAGGCTAGACCAGATAATTTTGGACGCTACTGGGGGAAAAGCACCTCTCCCTCAGTCCAGACCCAAGCGTCTTTTCAACAGGAAGGGCCCTCGGCCCTTTAGGTCCTTTCGTCCATTTCCGGCATAAGAATCGTCTTCATAGCAGCTGCCTCAGGAGATCGAAGGAAACCTTCTTTCAAACCTTCTCCCAGCTGGAGACCAAAAGGCCAATCCTCAAGATCCTTCGGGTCTTGTCCCAATAGGTTCCATTCTAAGTGACAGGTCGCCCCCACCTGGAAGTCTTttcagggtgggaggcaggcttcttgCCTTTAGGTACGCCTGGTTGTCGGTGGTCAGCGACGCCTAGGTCAGAGAGATAGTTACCTCCGGTTACAAAATTGAATTTTCTTCCCTCCCAGAAATACGCTTCTTTCTTTCTCATCCACCGAAGCAGCCGTCCCAGTTCCCAGGGTTTCTTCAGGCTGTCTCATCCCTGCTCACCGCCAGTGTAGTCGTTCCCATTCCGTCAAATGTTTTTCGGGGTTCTACTCGTATCTCTTCGTAGTCCAGAAAAatagacggttccctccgtccgaTCCTGGACCACAAATTGCTGAATCGTCACGTTCGACTccgccacttcaggatggaatctttACGTCAGTGATCGCCGCCATGGAGTCGGGGGAATTTCTCTGCTCGGTAGACATTCAGGATGGGTACCTTCACATTCCTGTTTGTGTACAGCACCAGAGATTCATTCGGTTTGTGATCCAGGATGATCACTACCAATTCACGGCCCTTCCCTTCGGCCAGGgtcttcaccaaggtcatggcggcggtcatggccataCTTTGTTCCAGGGGAATCCTCATTATCCCTTAC is a window encoding:
- the TEX36 gene encoding testis-expressed protein 36, producing the protein MPKGRLCNPSKNKEGIWFPHIDVNNKIPLTSTQEMFYRTRTASWREGRLPHLCTTCNQNDLQYGFPFSAHDNRNLTQGAGEYLDSGLGRKKMQMERRQHSSRNFNLSCHEQPPRATRQCDGFTIYQTTYRGRQEKEQPVCKRYPKHHNERSAYIKDLPENHFMWFADYRKV